The genome window TGATCAGTTATTTGCACAGAAAATCAAACGGAGCATTCCCTATTATAGGAGTGGGAGGCATTCATTCTGCAGAGGATGCTATTGAGAAACTGAATGCGGGAGCAGCATTGGTGCAGTTGTACACCGGGTTTATTTACGAGGGACCGGCATTGATCGGGCGGATAAATAAAAGGATAATTTCGATGTAAATCCGGCAGGGATGCGATGTTTCGTGTTTCCGCTTATCAGCTTTTATCCCACAAAAAATCCCATCGGTTTACACCAACAGGATCTTAAATATTATTCAAAATAAATAGTTTTCCCTTAAAAAGAGAGATTATTTACCTGCTGCAATCAATAAAGCTGCATTGTTTTTTGCGATCTGGCTGTCTTTCTTTTCAGCGCTGCGGCTTCCTGGTTCAAGGTTTGTAGCCA of Mucilaginibacter xinganensis contains these proteins:
- a CDS encoding spore protein, giving the protein MGVTRLKRKDRKNKTTSRLEVQFLKLATNLEPGSRSAEKKDSQIAKNNAALLIAAGK